The Lewinellaceae bacterium genome has a segment encoding these proteins:
- the lnt gene encoding apolipoprotein N-acyltransferase, with protein sequence MKRILLFAMLLLVTGYVAYDMWQLSEKDLLWGHRPLFLLTASWGAIVLIRAWLTERRGFSYNWRYSGYSALTGALLAISFPGLLPVPVFMFLGLVPLLIIEDEWSKSEAKGSGWKVFRYAFNAFLVFNILTTWWVSNAALPPGIFANIANALLMSTAFWLFHKTKKAIPKFGYVALVVYWICFEYMHLNWDLSWPWLTFGNSFAQVPWWVQWYEFTGVFGGTLLILVVNILVFKSLDLYKKKGVILRRNIIQIVALIVLPLLISLIMYVRYEEKGEEVHVVAVQPNYEPHFEKFSVPEPQQVEHFIELAASKTDSLTDYLVFPETSFENYIEDSEFNGSRSLNRVRDFMKKYPGLTTVMGANVYHNFEPGEPLTAHARKIGKAGNERYLETYNAGIELSQNSRVVPIHKKSKLVPGPEIFPFKKLLFFLEPLVNQLGGTTAGLGTQEGYVIFEGGAARVAPAICYESVYGEYVGGYIRNGHNAELIFVMTNDGWWDDTPGYRQHLYFASLRAIETRRDVVRAANTGSSAFINQRGDILQKTAYDVPIAISGIMHKNDEITFYVIWGDMIARIALFLAIFLLLNTIAKTAMKQG encoded by the coding sequence TTGAAAAGAATACTTCTTTTTGCCATGTTGCTCCTGGTTACAGGTTATGTGGCATACGATATGTGGCAATTGTCAGAAAAGGATCTTCTTTGGGGGCATCGTCCCTTATTTTTGCTGACGGCTTCATGGGGGGCTATCGTGTTGATAAGAGCCTGGCTGACCGAAAGACGCGGGTTTAGTTACAATTGGCGATATAGTGGTTATTCTGCGTTGACGGGGGCGTTGCTGGCCATCAGTTTTCCCGGGTTGCTGCCTGTACCCGTATTTATGTTTCTGGGGCTGGTTCCTTTGCTGATTATCGAAGATGAGTGGAGTAAATCGGAAGCAAAAGGATCGGGATGGAAGGTGTTCAGGTATGCTTTTAATGCTTTTCTTGTGTTTAATATCCTTACCACCTGGTGGGTCTCCAATGCTGCACTGCCTCCCGGTATTTTTGCCAATATAGCGAATGCCCTGCTGATGAGTACCGCATTTTGGTTATTTCATAAAACCAAAAAGGCCATACCCAAATTCGGTTATGTGGCGCTGGTCGTTTACTGGATTTGTTTTGAATACATGCACCTCAACTGGGACCTCAGCTGGCCCTGGCTCACTTTCGGCAATAGTTTTGCGCAGGTTCCCTGGTGGGTTCAGTGGTATGAGTTTACCGGAGTCTTTGGGGGGACCTTGCTGATTTTAGTGGTGAATATTTTGGTTTTTAAGTCCCTTGATCTTTACAAAAAGAAAGGGGTGATTCTGAGGCGTAATATAATTCAGATTGTGGCGCTAATTGTTCTACCGCTCCTGATCTCCCTGATCATGTACGTTCGTTATGAAGAAAAAGGAGAGGAGGTTCATGTGGTGGCTGTGCAGCCTAATTACGAGCCTCATTTCGAAAAGTTTAGCGTTCCGGAACCTCAACAGGTGGAACACTTCATCGAGTTGGCAGCAAGCAAAACGGATAGCCTGACCGATTACCTGGTATTTCCGGAGACGAGTTTTGAAAATTATATCGAAGACAGCGAGTTTAACGGCAGCCGAAGCCTGAACCGGGTCAGAGATTTTATGAAAAAATATCCCGGGCTTACCACCGTTATGGGGGCAAATGTTTATCATAATTTTGAACCCGGTGAACCGCTTACTGCTCACGCGCGAAAAATCGGCAAAGCCGGCAATGAACGCTATCTCGAAACTTATAATGCGGGGATAGAGTTGTCGCAAAATTCAAGGGTGGTTCCGATTCATAAAAAATCCAAACTGGTGCCGGGCCCTGAGATTTTTCCTTTTAAAAAATTATTATTTTTCCTGGAACCACTTGTGAATCAATTGGGCGGAACTACTGCCGGGTTGGGAACACAGGAAGGTTATGTCATTTTTGAGGGAGGTGCAGCGAGAGTGGCTCCGGCTATTTGTTATGAATCGGTTTACGGAGAATATGTCGGCGGTTATATCAGGAATGGCCACAATGCGGAATTGATCTTTGTCATGACCAATGACGGGTGGTGGGATGATACGCCGGGTTACCGGCAGCATCTTTATTTTGCTTCCCTCAGAGCCATAGAAACCCGTCGCGATGTTGTTCGGGCTGCCAATACCGGCTCTTCGGCTTTTATCAACCAGCGGGGAGATATTCTGCAAAAGACCGCCTATGATGTGCCTATAGCCATTTCAGGAATTATGCATAAAAATGACGAGATCACCTTTTACGTAATTTGGGGCGACATGATCGCCCGGATTGCCTTATTTCTTGCCATCTTCCTGTTGTTGAACACCATTGCCAAAACAGCGATGAAGCAGGGATAA
- a CDS encoding HD domain-containing protein: protein MEQPAAIVTAAAAIVTEHFDKKISRDYVFHSIEHINDVVKAVVEIAKAYELPEDKVILLQLAAWFHDTGYDQGSEGHEDRSCQYAEEFLKAHHVPEEDIQTIKACIRSTRMPQTPMNKLQSILCDADLSHLGNALYWDRCGRVRQELLLTRDTIMTDIEWVDFELNFMLSHHYQTGEGERLFGEQKRKHIRQLEKQKRRLHPELAAIMIEEEGLSQNKKKKKKSASSNGNPELKQINLGRGVETMFRTAYRTHVNLSSMADNKANIMLSINAIIISIIISNLVPKFGDNPKLIIPTIILLIVCLSALSLAILATRPKITTGKVTMEDIKMRRSNLMFFGNFHEMPLQDFHYGMMEMITDTDFLYSTLTRDLYFLGIVLAKKYKLLHWCYGVFMYGLIAAVTVFAIASLWP from the coding sequence ATGGAACAACCAGCAGCAATAGTCACAGCAGCAGCAGCAATAGTCACGGAACATTTCGATAAAAAAATTTCCCGGGATTACGTATTTCACTCTATTGAACACATAAATGATGTGGTCAAGGCAGTAGTCGAAATTGCTAAGGCTTATGAACTTCCCGAGGATAAGGTGATATTATTGCAATTAGCGGCCTGGTTCCATGATACAGGTTACGACCAGGGGTCTGAAGGCCACGAGGATCGTAGCTGTCAATACGCAGAGGAGTTCCTTAAAGCCCATCATGTACCTGAAGAAGATATCCAAACCATTAAGGCTTGTATCCGGTCTACACGTATGCCTCAAACCCCAATGAACAAGCTGCAATCGATTTTATGTGATGCAGATTTGAGCCACCTGGGCAATGCCTTGTATTGGGATCGCTGCGGGCGGGTGCGGCAGGAACTTTTACTCACCAGGGACACCATTATGACTGATATTGAATGGGTTGACTTTGAACTCAATTTCATGCTCAGCCACCACTACCAAACGGGTGAGGGCGAAAGATTATTCGGAGAACAGAAGAGAAAACACATCAGACAATTAGAAAAACAAAAGCGGAGGCTTCATCCTGAATTAGCGGCTATTATGATAGAAGAAGAAGGTTTGTCTCAAAACAAAAAAAAGAAAAAAAAATCGGCTTCATCCAACGGAAATCCTGAACTCAAGCAAATTAACCTGGGACGTGGAGTAGAAACGATGTTTAGAACCGCCTATCGGACGCACGTGAACTTAAGCTCCATGGCAGATAACAAGGCCAACATCATGCTGAGTATCAACGCGATCATCATTTCCATCATCATTTCCAACCTGGTTCCAAAATTTGGGGACAATCCCAAACTGATCATTCCTACGATTATTTTACTCATCGTGTGTCTTTCAGCACTTTCCCTGGCCATCCTGGCCACGCGCCCGAAAATCACTACGGGAAAAGTAACGATGGAGGATATCAAGATGCGACGTTCCAACTTAATGTTTTTCGGAAACTTCCACGAAATGCCCCTGCAGGATTTTCATTATGGAATGATGGAAATGATTACCGACACGGACTTTCTTTACAGCACACTGACCCGTGACCTGTATTTCCTCGGCATAGTGCTGGCCAAAAAATATAAACTTTTGCATTGGTGTTACGGCGTTTTTATGTACGGGCTCATTGCCGCCGTAACGGTATTTGCCATTGCCTCTTTGTGGCCTTAA
- a CDS encoding YbjQ family protein — protein sequence MLITTTDFIPGEEITEVLDIARGSTVRARHIGRDMAAVFKSIGGGEISEYTKLMAQAREQAIKRMIADAETLNADAIINVRFMTSNVMNTLSEVLAYGTAVRLKR from the coding sequence ATGCTCATTACCACAACAGATTTCATCCCCGGAGAAGAAATAACAGAAGTACTCGATATCGCCCGGGGCAGTACGGTTCGCGCACGTCATATCGGCCGTGATATGGCCGCTGTATTTAAAAGTATCGGCGGTGGGGAAATTTCAGAATACACTAAATTGATGGCTCAGGCCCGCGAACAAGCCATCAAACGCATGATCGCCGATGCGGAAACCCTTAATGCAGATGCCATTATCAACGTGCGGTTTATGACGTCCAATGTGATGAATACATTGTCTGAAGTGCTGGCTTACGGTACAGCTGTCCGACTAAAGCGTTAG
- a CDS encoding amino acid permease — protein MSTNLSLQRKFGTAPVFFTAISTILGAVMFLRFGYAVGNVGFIGTMVIILVGHAVTIPTAMAIAEIATNQKVEGGGEYFIISRSFGLAIGSSIGIALYFSQAISVAFYIIAFSEAFSSFFEYLLANYELNSTLRYLLSLNQTVSIPALFLLTAIVLTKGADLGVKTLYIVVAILFIALVAFFAGQTDFAMNNAFDPLRNIADLGKKSDSFFIVFAIIFPAFTGMTAGVGLSGDLQNPGKSIPIGTLAGTLTGMVIYFFIAYKLTISASPIDLANTDELVMAKIAWQGWWLIPVGLAAATISSALGSIMVAPRTLQAIARDHLMPSKKLNLWLSKGKGKGDDPFNATLITVSIAFVFVLMGGLNAVAGIISMFFMVTYGSLCLISFLQHFAADPSYRPTFKSRWYLSLFGALASFGLMFFMNPGYAFLAVVFMVLIYIGVSYFNPDKKNLAVIFQGVIFQISRQLSVFMQKTEKEQSASWRPSIVCISEHSFDRLAAFDFLRWLSQKYGFGTYIHKIDGYLSKATKSEADKAKTRLIQMAESSGSNIYIDTLISPSYTSAIAQVIQLPGISGTDNNLLMLEFSKHNPDNLINIVDNFKLVRSVDFDVVILGTSERSFGLKQSIHIWITSRDFKNANLMILLAYIILGHREWRKGHIKIFAIVHEDTAEEERNRLFTLIETGQLPISPKNIEIILRNEEKETRAIINEKSIDADLTIIGFNDDILKHQGAKVFEGYDNIGNTVFVNAGEQKSIK, from the coding sequence ATGAGTACTAATTTGTCCCTACAGCGAAAATTCGGAACAGCGCCTGTTTTTTTTACCGCTATTTCCACCATTCTCGGGGCCGTAATGTTTTTACGTTTTGGGTATGCGGTGGGAAACGTCGGCTTTATCGGCACGATGGTCATTATTTTGGTCGGGCATGCCGTAACCATCCCAACAGCGATGGCAATTGCTGAGATTGCCACGAACCAAAAGGTTGAAGGAGGAGGAGAGTACTTTATCATTTCCCGTTCGTTTGGGCTGGCCATCGGCTCATCAATAGGAATTGCCTTATATTTTTCACAGGCCATTAGCGTAGCCTTTTATATCATTGCCTTTTCTGAAGCTTTTTCATCATTTTTCGAATATCTTCTCGCAAATTATGAATTGAATTCAACCCTAAGATACCTGCTTTCCCTAAATCAAACGGTGAGTATCCCGGCGCTATTCCTTTTAACGGCGATCGTTTTGACGAAAGGAGCAGATTTGGGGGTAAAAACCCTTTATATCGTCGTGGCTATACTGTTTATAGCCCTGGTGGCATTTTTTGCCGGGCAAACTGATTTTGCGATGAATAATGCTTTTGATCCATTAAGAAATATTGCTGACCTTGGAAAAAAATCGGATAGTTTCTTTATTGTTTTTGCCATCATTTTTCCTGCGTTTACCGGGATGACGGCCGGTGTGGGGCTTTCCGGAGATCTACAAAATCCAGGCAAATCAATACCGATTGGTACACTTGCCGGAACGCTTACCGGGATGGTTATTTATTTTTTCATTGCCTATAAGCTCACCATAAGTGCCAGCCCCATTGACCTGGCCAATACAGATGAACTTGTCATGGCAAAGATCGCCTGGCAAGGCTGGTGGCTCATTCCTGTGGGGCTGGCTGCCGCTACCATATCTTCTGCACTTGGCTCCATAATGGTGGCTCCGAGAACGCTCCAGGCTATTGCCCGCGACCATTTGATGCCGTCCAAAAAATTGAACCTGTGGTTGTCCAAAGGAAAAGGAAAGGGGGATGACCCCTTTAACGCTACTCTAATTACCGTATCTATTGCCTTTGTATTTGTCTTAATGGGCGGACTGAATGCCGTAGCGGGCATCATATCCATGTTTTTCATGGTGACTTATGGCTCTCTGTGTTTAATCTCCTTTTTGCAGCATTTTGCGGCGGATCCTTCTTACAGGCCTACCTTTAAATCACGCTGGTACCTCTCGCTGTTCGGAGCATTGGCCAGTTTTGGATTAATGTTTTTCATGAATCCCGGGTATGCTTTTTTAGCCGTCGTTTTTATGGTGCTCATTTATATTGGAGTGAGTTATTTTAATCCTGATAAGAAGAACCTTGCCGTTATTTTCCAGGGGGTTATTTTTCAGATAAGCCGACAGTTGAGCGTATTTATGCAAAAAACGGAAAAAGAACAGTCTGCGAGCTGGAGACCATCCATTGTATGTATTTCAGAACACTCTTTTGATCGCCTTGCCGCATTTGATTTTTTACGATGGTTGTCTCAGAAATACGGTTTTGGTACCTATATTCATAAAATTGACGGGTATCTTTCGAAGGCCACAAAATCTGAAGCCGATAAAGCTAAAACCAGGCTTATCCAAATGGCTGAATCAAGTGGCAGTAACATTTACATCGATACCCTGATCAGTCCTTCCTATACTTCCGCCATAGCGCAGGTCATTCAACTGCCCGGAATTTCAGGAACGGATAATAACCTGCTGATGCTCGAATTCTCAAAGCATAATCCTGACAATTTAATAAATATTGTAGATAACTTCAAACTCGTACGATCCGTCGATTTTGATGTGGTCATTCTTGGTACCAGCGAACGCTCTTTCGGATTGAAGCAAAGTATTCACATATGGATTACTTCCAGGGATTTTAAAAATGCCAACTTAATGATTTTGCTTGCCTACATCATTCTCGGGCACAGAGAGTGGAGAAAAGGGCACATAAAGATTTTTGCCATAGTTCATGAGGATACAGCGGAAGAGGAACGCAACCGGCTTTTTACGCTAATTGAAACAGGACAATTACCAATTTCTCCTAAAAATATTGAAATAATATTGCGCAATGAGGAAAAAGAAACCCGCGCCATCATCAATGAAAAATCGATCGATGCCGACCTGACCATCATTGGATTTAATGATGATATTTTAAAACATCAGGGCGCAAAAGTCTTTGAAGGTTATGACAATATCGGCAACACTGTTTTTGTCAATGCAGGGGAACAAAAGAGCATAAAATGA
- a CDS encoding DUF4290 domain-containing protein, translating into MKEIDLDYNSSKENLIIPEYGRHVQNLINYAKTIEDPEERQVFAERLTRLMMQMNPQSKNLEDYEEKLWKHFFRIAKYEIEVNPPIGERPTKRDERKYPERVPYSNSVAKFRHYGLNVQQLIEKAVAMEEGPVRDGFVAVIGSYMKLAYRTWNKDLYVSDEVIKADLESLSDGKLRIPSDVSIDNLSSYMTTGNKRPSSGGRTGGSRQGARTNSGRTGGRTGNAYKSKGGSRGGSNTHRRK; encoded by the coding sequence ATGAAAGAGATAGATTTGGATTATAATTCCAGCAAAGAGAATCTCATTATTCCGGAATACGGAAGACACGTTCAGAATTTGATCAACTATGCCAAAACGATCGAGGACCCTGAAGAAAGGCAGGTGTTTGCCGAAAGGTTGACTCGTTTGATGATGCAAATGAACCCTCAAAGTAAAAATCTTGAAGATTACGAAGAAAAGTTGTGGAAACATTTCTTCAGGATTGCCAAGTATGAAATTGAGGTGAATCCTCCGATAGGGGAGAGACCTACTAAAAGAGATGAACGTAAATATCCTGAAAGAGTACCTTATTCAAATTCCGTAGCAAAGTTCCGTCATTATGGGCTGAACGTACAACAATTGATCGAAAAAGCGGTTGCCATGGAAGAAGGGCCTGTCAGAGACGGGTTTGTCGCGGTAATCGGTTCTTATATGAAACTGGCTTACCGCACCTGGAATAAAGATCTGTATGTCAGTGATGAAGTGATCAAGGCTGACCTGGAGTCGCTTTCTGATGGAAAACTCCGTATCCCGAGTGATGTATCTATCGACAACCTGTCCAGTTATATGACTACAGGAAACAAAAGACCATCATCAGGCGGTCGTACGGGAGGGAGTCGGCAAGGCGCGCGCACCAATTCCGGACGTACAGGCGGCAGAACCGGCAATGCTTATAAGTCAAAAGGCGGTAGCCGTGGGGGGAGCAATACTCATCGTCGGAAATAA
- a CDS encoding response regulator, which produces MGTKFFFIGLFFFLLASASFLPAQDYVINVQHYGVEEGLSHRFVRETFQDNQGLIWISTEYGLNRFDGYNFTWFTKEKNGLASNLIRKVIQEPSGWLWVFSAKEGQELGWNFIDLLNPYTLEVVPWSERYATFSPEAIRKCLSAPDGEIFCQLKQGALWKLDVHGQLSKITLPLLQNFSLQYISQGKTLWGIEKEEDSVNWIEMDIEGSILKKFKHSVGAILYPLGEDKAGRFCYGNRFFWESVDFFSIDSLGRTHPMDLTGNASGHIGPKDLTGYQRMDINPFDQSVWWMSPHTIGVKFPNTEKMLFIHEEYQGGYPGHVLFDDAGAAWLSRPTGIYRIEVKPSKFKNLLYKKYPDTGENPHVQCRGILEADDGNIFINAQHGTYLVTPEGIILDDNFLNTPVDLTIAGLYRDRAGYLWFGADSPVRKDACSNELHYYPRPAAYPKFNTWAIYQDTSGRMWFGGLNGSFAYMDVGKDTLELFNDYAGYEELKKASIHSFYEDHLGGIWLATTQGLYALDVNQKKILNHYSTGGAGRFFLPYDNIYDIYQDKSGTFWLATGGGGLLKIPEERLMEEDTASITQFTKANGLSSNVLYGIYEDDYNNLWISSEYGIILFDKTTEQSKAYLVKDGLPHNEFNRISHYKAKSGKLYFGGLNGVTTFHPHDFLTKEKHNHTPLVLLDIQQFDKLENRLVNKKKSFEQTQKIVLRPGDRMLNVEFALLEYGESDRIRYAYRVEGLDESWNFSRQNHLMLTGLPYGNFILKIKGQAANGEFSSQPLVIPIQVLKPFYFKGWFLILSGLGFILIGWAIFKVRIFELQKQKRTLKKALEKQTRAVLHKNQLLSEQTEELQRLDKVKSRFFANVSHELRTPLTLILGPVKMVLKRNRLEEKDFSLLENARQNGQNLLKLINELLDLSKMESNKLELHETPVTLYPLLRRYCSAFESQAHVMGISLTQDYQANENLEVLIDEEKFEKIVYNYLSNALKFTPNGGSVKIHLEEQEKTLLLSVTDNGKGIHPDDLPNIFKRFFQTSRPDAPAEGGTGIGLALVQEFASVLEGKVWVKSKLQEGSTFYFEWPKKESHVMEREALPISNDLWGINHVSNGNVVGVAAKMESGTRISEREVAEVVTIANQPAERLSRPTILVVEDNPDMSHYICQILEPQFNLMTAANGKEALLRLTEPTTAPQPSAAVNNLPDIILSDVMMPLMDGFQLLEVLKSDNRYRRIPVIMLTARADVQDKLKALRIGVDDYLRKPFEEEELLVRIDNLLERYRERQAYIEDCAPEGLTKTEEVLQLPGFNHPTSPGEADWLEELETLVKKEVQNDLLTVDWLAPKLFLSTRQLRRRIRSLTGLSPSQYIKEVRLQEARRILEDRQEKTVQDVAWAVSFRDSKYFSQLFKDRFGKLPSEYFL; this is translated from the coding sequence TTGGGAACCAAGTTTTTTTTCATCGGGCTATTTTTCTTTCTTTTGGCAAGTGCCTCCTTCCTGCCGGCGCAAGACTATGTCATAAATGTTCAGCACTACGGTGTGGAGGAAGGACTTTCCCACCGATTTGTTCGCGAAACTTTTCAGGATAACCAGGGACTCATTTGGATCAGTACCGAATATGGACTGAATCGTTTTGACGGATACAACTTCACCTGGTTTACCAAAGAAAAAAATGGTCTTGCAAGTAACCTGATAAGAAAGGTCATACAGGAGCCTTCCGGCTGGTTATGGGTGTTTTCTGCCAAGGAAGGTCAGGAATTGGGGTGGAATTTTATTGATCTGCTTAACCCCTATACATTGGAGGTCGTTCCCTGGTCGGAAAGATATGCTACCTTTTCACCAGAGGCTATCAGGAAATGTCTTTCCGCTCCTGATGGAGAAATTTTTTGTCAATTGAAACAAGGAGCACTTTGGAAATTAGATGTTCACGGGCAATTGTCAAAAATTACCTTGCCCTTACTCCAAAATTTTTCGCTCCAATATATTTCGCAGGGAAAAACCCTTTGGGGTATTGAAAAAGAGGAGGATTCCGTCAACTGGATCGAGATGGATATTGAAGGGAGTATCTTGAAAAAGTTCAAACATTCTGTAGGGGCAATCCTGTATCCATTAGGGGAGGACAAAGCTGGCCGGTTTTGTTATGGCAATCGGTTTTTTTGGGAAAGTGTAGATTTTTTTTCCATTGATTCCCTGGGCAGGACGCATCCAATGGATTTAACGGGAAATGCTTCCGGACATATTGGGCCAAAAGATTTAACGGGGTATCAGCGCATGGATATCAATCCATTTGATCAATCCGTTTGGTGGATGTCTCCACATACTATTGGGGTGAAGTTTCCGAATACAGAAAAGATGCTATTTATTCATGAAGAATATCAGGGAGGTTATCCCGGTCACGTCCTATTTGATGACGCCGGTGCAGCGTGGTTGAGCAGACCCACAGGGATCTATCGCATTGAAGTAAAGCCTTCTAAGTTTAAAAATTTGCTCTATAAAAAATATCCAGACACCGGGGAGAACCCCCATGTACAATGCAGGGGAATTTTGGAAGCAGACGACGGCAACATTTTTATTAATGCTCAACATGGTACTTACCTGGTCACCCCGGAAGGAATAATACTCGATGATAATTTTTTGAATACGCCTGTTGATCTGACTATTGCTGGCCTGTATCGTGATCGCGCAGGGTACCTTTGGTTTGGAGCAGATAGTCCTGTTCGGAAAGATGCCTGTTCGAATGAATTGCATTATTACCCCAGGCCAGCTGCTTATCCGAAATTTAATACCTGGGCCATTTATCAGGATACTTCCGGCAGGATGTGGTTCGGAGGCCTGAACGGTTCTTTTGCGTATATGGACGTTGGAAAGGATACTTTGGAATTGTTTAATGATTACGCCGGATATGAGGAACTCAAAAAGGCTTCCATTCATTCTTTTTACGAAGATCATTTGGGTGGAATTTGGTTGGCCACTACCCAGGGACTTTATGCTTTGGATGTTAACCAAAAAAAGATATTGAATCACTATTCGACGGGAGGTGCCGGCCGGTTTTTTCTGCCCTATGACAATATCTATGATATTTACCAGGATAAGTCAGGAACATTTTGGCTGGCCACAGGAGGGGGAGGGCTATTGAAAATTCCGGAGGAAAGGTTGATGGAAGAGGATACAGCCTCGATTACTCAATTTACTAAAGCCAATGGTCTCTCTTCTAATGTTTTATATGGTATATACGAAGATGATTATAACAACCTTTGGATCAGCAGCGAGTATGGGATCATCCTATTCGACAAAACTACTGAGCAGTCAAAGGCATACCTTGTGAAAGACGGCTTACCGCACAATGAGTTCAATCGAATTTCACATTACAAGGCAAAAAGCGGAAAGCTTTATTTCGGGGGCCTGAACGGGGTCACTACTTTTCACCCACATGATTTTTTGACCAAAGAAAAACATAATCATACTCCTTTGGTTCTCCTGGATATACAACAGTTTGATAAACTGGAAAACCGTTTGGTGAATAAAAAGAAAAGCTTTGAACAGACGCAAAAAATAGTCCTTCGCCCGGGAGACCGGATGTTAAATGTAGAATTTGCCCTGTTGGAATATGGCGAATCCGACCGTATCCGTTATGCCTATAGGGTGGAAGGGCTGGATGAATCCTGGAATTTTTCACGTCAAAATCACCTCATGTTGACTGGCTTGCCTTATGGGAATTTTATTTTGAAAATAAAAGGACAGGCGGCCAACGGGGAATTTTCCAGCCAGCCATTGGTCATCCCCATTCAGGTGTTGAAGCCGTTTTATTTCAAAGGTTGGTTTTTAATACTCTCAGGCTTAGGGTTTATCTTAATCGGATGGGCCATTTTTAAAGTCCGGATTTTTGAACTTCAAAAACAAAAACGCACCTTAAAAAAAGCACTGGAAAAGCAAACCCGGGCTGTGCTCCATAAAAACCAATTGCTTTCCGAACAAACGGAAGAACTTCAACGGTTAGACAAGGTTAAGTCACGGTTTTTTGCCAATGTCAGCCATGAATTACGCACGCCGCTTACTTTGATTTTGGGGCCGGTAAAAATGGTTTTGAAAAGAAACCGGCTTGAAGAAAAAGATTTTTCATTATTGGAAAATGCCCGGCAAAACGGCCAAAACCTGCTCAAACTCATCAATGAGCTGCTCGACCTGAGTAAAATGGAATCCAATAAATTGGAGTTACATGAAACCCCCGTAACGCTCTACCCACTGCTTCGGCGTTATTGCTCGGCTTTTGAATCCCAGGCCCATGTTATGGGAATCTCCTTAACACAGGATTATCAGGCAAACGAAAACCTGGAAGTCCTGATTGACGAAGAAAAGTTTGAGAAAATAGTCTATAATTACCTGTCTAATGCTTTGAAATTTACGCCTAATGGAGGCAGCGTAAAAATTCATTTGGAAGAGCAAGAAAAGACATTATTACTTTCCGTTACAGACAACGGAAAGGGCATACACCCGGATGATTTGCCCAATATTTTCAAACGTTTCTTCCAGACCAGCCGACCGGATGCCCCGGCGGAGGGAGGAACGGGGATCGGCCTCGCTTTGGTACAAGAATTTGCCAGCGTATTGGAGGGAAAGGTTTGGGTGAAAAGTAAACTTCAAGAAGGCAGTACCTTTTATTTTGAATGGCCGAAAAAAGAGAGCCATGTAATGGAGAGGGAGGCATTGCCCATCAGCAATGACTTGTGGGGCATTAATCATGTAAGCAATGGAAATGTGGTGGGTGTTGCAGCTAAAATGGAATCGGGAACGAGGATATCCGAACGGGAAGTTGCGGAGGTGGTTACCATTGCAAATCAACCAGCTGAACGCCTGAGCCGACCGACCATTTTAGTGGTGGAAGATAATCCTGACATGAGCCATTATATCTGCCAGATACTGGAGCCTCAATTCAACTTAATGACTGCAGCAAACGGCAAGGAGGCTTTGCTCAGGTTGACAGAGCCGACCACTGCTCCCCAGCCATCGGCGGCTGTCAACAACCTTCCGGATATCATTCTCTCCGATGTGATGATGCCGTTGATGGATGGTTTCCAATTACTGGAGGTTTTAAAATCAGATAACCGCTACCGGCGCATTCCTGTGATCATGCTCACGGCCAGGGCAGATGTACAGGACAAACTCAAAGCCCTGCGTATCGGGGTCGACGATTACCTGCGTAAGCCTTTTGAGGAAGAGGAACTGTTGGTGCGTATTGATAATCTATTGGAGCGGTACCGGGAGCGGCAAGCTTATATCGAGGATTGTGCTCCGGAAGGGTTGACGAAAACCGAAGAGGTTTTACAACTCCCCGGATTTAACCACCCAACCTCCCCGGGAGAGGCCGATTGGCTGGAAGAACTGGAAACCCTGGTCAAAAAGGAAGTGCAGAACGACCTGCTCACGGTAGATTGGCTCGCCCCCAAACTGTTTCTCAGCACCCGCCAGCTCCGCCGCCGAATAAGATCACTGACAGGCCTCTCGCCCAGCCAGTACATCAAAGAAGTCCGTTTGCAGGAAGCACGCCGGATCCTCGAAGACCGGCAGGAAAAAACCGTTCAGGATGTAGCCTGGGCGGTAAGCTTCCGGGATTCGAAATACTTCTCTCAATTGTTCAAAGACCGTTTTGGTAAATTGCCTTCCGAGTATTTTTTATAA